The DNA segment CGCTCGCGGACCCCAACGACGTGTTCAACAACGCCCGTCAGTGGACGGAGTACGTCGGCGTCGTCAGCGAGAAGCCGACGTACGTCGTCACCAACTTCACCCGCAAACACCGCGTCCGTCAGGACTTCTTCTCGGGCCCGCGCGGCGTCGAGGAGAGCCTGGAGAACATCGCCGGCCAGTTCGACACGGACCGGCACGTCTTCGTCGGCGTCGACGACGGGGACGCGGCGGTCGCCGAGGCCACCGGCTGGGAGTTCCTCCACGTGGAGGACGCGGCCGAGGCCGCGGGATGGATCCTCGCGGCGGACGAGCCGGATGAGGAGGAGGCGCCCGAGGAGTCGTCGCGCGACGACTGGCCCTAGGCCGGTCCGATAGCGCGCGAACCGGGCGACCGCCGCGTCCGGGGGGCGGAGGTGGTGGTGTTTTCACCGTCGCCGGGAAACGTGGTGCCATGAGCGACGCGCACGACCACGGCGAGGACGGAGCGGACCACGGACAGGACGGCGACAGCGGGGAGGACGGCGGCCACGGCCACGAGCACCATCACGACGACGGTGGCCACGACCACCACGGCGACCACGGCGACCACGGCGGCCACGACGGCCACGACCATCACCACCACGACGCCGAGTCGGTCGCGATCGCGGTCGTGACGGTGTCGTCCTCGCGGTCGCTCGACGAGGACCCCTCCGGCGACCACGTCGCCGCCGCGTTCGAGGACGCCGGCCACGAGGTGGCCGTCCGCGAGCTGGTCCCCGACGAGTACGACAGCGTGCAGGGGACCGTCGACCGGCTGGCGCGCCGCAAGGACACCGACGTCGTCGTGACCACCGGCGGCACCGGCGTGACGCCGGACGACGTGACGCCGGAGGCGGTCGACGGCCTCTTCGCGAAGCGGCTCCCCGGCTTCGGCGAGCTGTTCCGCCGGCGCTCGGAGGCCGAGATCGGGACCCGGACCATCGGATCGCGCGCGACCGCCGGGGTCGTCTCCGCCACGCCCGTCTTCTGTCTCCCCGGCTCCGAGAACGCGGTCCGGCTCGGCGTCGACGAGATCATCCTCCCGGAGGTCGGCCACCTCGTCGGGCTCGCCGGGCGCGGCGCGGACGAGACCGAGGAAGAGGAGACCGCGGAAGGAAAGGAAGCGGAGGACGGCGGCGAGTCGGCTGACGGCGACGAGACGGACGACACCCCTCGCTAGACCGATTCGAGGAAGTTCCGGATCAGGTCGTGGCCCGCCGCGGTCAACACGCTCTCCGGGTGGAACTGCACCGCCTCGATCGGGTGCTCGCGGTGGCGGATCCCCATCACGATCTCGTCGCCGTCGTGGTCCGTCGTCGCCGTCACGGCGAAGACGTCGGGGACCTCGGTGGCGGCGAGCGAGTGGTACCGGCCGGCGCGGAACCCCTGGTCGAGCCCGGCGAACACGCCCTCGCCGTCGTGCTCGACCGGGAACGCCTTGCCGTGGATCGGCTCCGGCGCGTGGCCGACGGTCCCGCCGTACTCGTACACGGCGGCCTCCAGGCCGAGACAGACGCCGAGCGTCGGGACCTCGGGCGAGAGCTCCCGGAGCACGTCGGTCGTCACGCCCACGTCGCGCTCGTTCTTCGGGTGACCGGGGCCGGGGCTGATGATCACCGCGTCCGGGTCGGCGTCCCGGACCGCCGCCAGCGACGCCGTGTTCTTGAACACCTCGACGTCTATCGGCTCCGTCGCTCCGCTCGCGCCGCCCTCGCCGCCGAGCGTCTGGTCGGAGACGTACTCGACGAGGTTGTACGTGAACGAGTCGAAGTTGTCGACGACGACGACCCTCATTCGTCGACCTCCGTGCCGGCGGGGAGGGGGTCGTCCGAGGGCGACTCCTCGTCCCGGATCCGGTCGATCGCGGCCAGGACCCCGTCCATCTTCTGTTCGGTCTCCTCGTACTCGGCGGCGGGGTCGGAGTCGGCGACGAGGCCGGCGCCGGCCCGGACGGTCACCGCGGTCTCGTCCGGGTCGCTCGCGTCCGACGGCGACTCGTCGAGCGTCGCGGTCCGGATGACGATGGCGAAGTCGGCGTCGCCGGTCCACGCGTAGTAGCCGACGCCGCCGCCGTACGCCTCTCGGGGGGTCGTCTCCAGGTCCTCGATGATCTCCATCGCGCGCACCTTCGGCGCGCCCGTGAGCGTGCCCGCGGGGAACGTCGCGCGCGTCGCGTCGAACGCGTCGGCGTCGCCCGCCAGCGTCCCCGTCACGGTCGACTCGATGTGCTGGACGTGGCTGTACTTCAACACGTTCATGAACTCCTCGACGCGGACCGACCCCGCTTCCGAGACGCGCCGGACGTCGTTGCGCGCGAGGTCGACGAGCATCGTGTGTTCGGCGCGCTCCTTCGCGTCGGCGAGCATCTCGCCGGCGAGCCGGCGGTCCTCGACCGGGCTCGTCCCCCGTGGACAGGTGCCCGCGATGGGGTTCGAGACGATCCGGTCGCCCTGCACCGACACGAGCGTTTCCGGGCTCGCGCCGACGATGCTCCGGTCGTCGTGGCGCAGCACGTACATGTACGGCGAGGGGTTCACCTCGCGGAGCGCCGCGTACAGCCCGAGCGAGTCGACCTCGCCGCGGAGCTCCCGGCTCCGCGAGATCACGCCTTGGTAGATGTCGCCGTCGAGGACGTGGCGCTTGGCGGTCCGGACCGCCTCCTCGTACTCCTCTCGCGGCCCGGCCGACTCCGACTTGACCCGAATCCCGTCGGTCTCCGGCGGCGCGGCCTCGCGCAGTTCGGCGCTCACCCGCTCCGCCTCGGCGACGAGGTCGTCGTAGACGGCCGCGGGGTCGTCGTCGACGCCGATCACCGGGGTGAAGACGAGCTCGGCGCTGTCCTCCTTCTCGTCGAAGACGACCGTGCGGGTCGTCAGCGCGAACTCGGCGTCGGGGAACTCGGTCGCGGGGCGCTCGACGCCGACCTCCTCTAACCAGAGGTCGTAGACCGCCTCGTACGCGAGGAAACCGACGAACCCGCCCGAGAGGATCTGCCGGTCGGTGTCGGGGAACCCGCGCAGGCTCACGTCGGGGAACGCCGCCCGGATCCGGTCGACCGCGTCGCCCGCGTCGGGGCCGATCTCTCTCTCAGATCCGTCTCCGACGAACTCCGCCGCGGGCCCGAGCCGGGTCACGTCGGTACGGTCGGGGTGGACCGAGACGATCGCCTCGGGGTCGTAGCCGACGAACGAGTAGCGGGCGTGCCGGTCCGCCTTGCCGCCCGACGTGAACGCGCCGTCCGGATCGCTGGAGGCGACCTTCTCGCCGGACTCCAGGAGGAAGCCGTACGGCCCCTCGCCGACGAGCGTCGCGTACGCCGCGAGCGGGGTCACGTCAGCGTCGAGCGTCGCGGACGCCCGGACGACGACCGGCTTCTCCGCGTCGGCCGCGAGCTCGACGAACGCGGCCTTCGAGCGGTCGAGCGGGGTTCCCTCGTCGCTCATGCGAGCTCCATCTCCCGGCCCGCGTTGGCGACGAAGCGGGCCACCGCGTTGTGGTCCTTCCGCCCGTCCGACAGTTCGACGCCGGAGGCGACGTCGACGGCGTACGGGTCGGCGACGCGGACCGCCTCGGCGACGTTGTCGGCCGTGAGCCCGCCCGCGAGGACGACCGGCGACGTGAGCCGGTCCGCCAGCTCCCCCGTCTTCGCCCAGTCGTGGGTCTCGCCGGTGCCGCCGGCGCCCGAGTCGTCGGTCGAGTCGATCACGAGCGCGTCGGCGACCGCGTCGAACTCCTCCGCGCGGGCCGGGTCGTGGGCGTCGACCGCGAGCAGCACCTTCCGCTCGGTCTCGGCCCGGACGAACCGGATCTCGTCGGCGGTCCACTCCCCGTGGAGCTGGAGCGCGTCGGGGCCGATCGTCCGGACCAGCTCGACCGCGCGCTCGGCCGAGTCGGGCATCGTGACGAGCGTCGCGGTGACGAACGGCGGGACGTCCGCGAGCAGTTCCGCCGCCGTCGCGGGGTCGACCTCGCGCGCGGAGTCGACCGGCACCTCAGATATCACGCCGACCGCGTCGGCGCCGGCGTCGATCGCGGCCCGGAGGTCCGCGCCGTCCGTGAGCCCGCAGATCTTCACCCGGGCCATCAGTCGTCGTCCTCCGGGTCCGCGGTCCGCGACGGGGCGGCCCTCTCCGCCGAGCCCTCGTCGTCCCCGCACAGCGCCGCGAACTTCTCGGCGGCGGCGCCGGAGTCGATCGCCTCGGCGGCGCGCTCGACGCCCGCCGCGAGCGTGTCGGCCTCGCCGGCGACGTAGATCGCCGCGCCGGCGTTCGCTAAGATCAGGTCGCGCTTCGGCCCCGTGACGGAGCCGTCGACGATCCCCCGCAGGTCGGCCGCGTTCTCCTCGGGCGTCCCGCCCGAGACGTCTTCGATCGGCGCGCGGTCGAGTCCGAGGTCCTCCGGCGTAATGGTGAACTCGGTCACCTCGTCGCCGACGACCTCCGCGGCGACCGTCTCGTCGTGGATCCCGATCTCGTCCATCCCCGCGCCGTGGACCACCAGCGCGTGCTCGACGGGCATGTGCGCGAGCGACCGGGCGATCGTGCCCACGAGCTCCGGGTCGTAGACGCCGAGCACCTGCGCGTCGGCGCCGGCGGGGTTGGTGAGCGGGCCGAGCACGTTGAAGATCGTCCGCATCCCGAGCTCCTTGCGCGGGCCGATGACGGCCTTCATCGCCGGGTGGAAGACGGGCGCGAGCATGAACCCGATCCCGTCGGCCTCGATGGCGTCCTCGACCGCCGGGGGCTCGGCCTCGACGTCGGCGCCAGCGACCTCCAGCACGTCGGCGCTCCCGGACGAGGAGGAGACGGAGTAGTTGCCGTGCTTGGCGATCGGGACGCCCGCGCCCGCGGCGACGATGGCGGCGGTCGTCGAGACGTTGATCGTGTCGTAGTCGTCGCCGCCCGTCCCGCAGGTGTCGACGAGCGGCTCGCGGTCCGGCTCGATCGTCCGGGCGGCGTCGCGCATCCCCTGCGCGAAGCCGGCGATCTCGGCCTCGGTCTCGCCCTTCGCCCGGAGGGCGGCGAGGAGGGCGCCGATCTGCGCCTCCGTGGCCTCCTCGAAGACCAGCCGCGCGGCCTCGCGCGACTCCTCGACAGTCAGATCCGCCCCGTCCGTCACGCGTTCGACCGTGTCGTTGATATCCATAGTGTTCACCGATGTATTACTTCGCGTTGTGATGTACAAGTCTGTACACCGGTTTAACGCTGTCGGCGCGATGTCACTCGGTCACGCGGGGCACGGAAGGAACGGGGCGAGGCCGCTAAGCGGGTCAGTCGTCCGCGACGGTGGGAGCGACCCGCTCCTCCGGGTCGGCCGGCGTCTCCGGCTCGGTCGCGGTCGGCGTCTCCGGTTCGACCGGCGTCCCCGACTCGCTCGCGGTCGGTTCCGACGTCGATACCCAGCTCAGGTCGCGGTCGTACTCGAACGCGCGGTGCTCTTTGGTGGGGTCGACGACCGTCAGCGAGAGCCAGCCGTTGTCCAGCAGCTCGGTCACCTCGCCGTGGTCGGCGAGGACCTCGGTGACGCGGTCGACCGGCGCGTGGACGACCGTCGAGAGGCGGAGCGGCTGGTGGTACGGCTCGTCGGCGGCGGCCATGAGGGACTGGCGGGGGAGCCCGGTCATCAGGTCGCCGCCGTTGCCCTGGTAGACGCCGACGTTGCCGACGGGGTTCTGCGTCGCCTTCGACCCGCTTCCGTACACCGCGTTGTCGACCGTCGAGAAGTAGTACTGGGCGTTGATCCACTGGGTAACGACCATCGGCCCCGCGAGGATCGCCTCGAGCGCGTCGCCGTCGGGGTCGGTCGACCAGTCGTACGAGTGAAGGAACGCGCGGCCGTCGAGGTCGAGGTCGCTCGTCAGCTCGCGCGGCCCGACGACGAAGCCGGCGTTGCCCGCCAGCCCCCACTCGGGACGCGTCTCGGCCCAGTCGCCGGCGCGGCGCTCGGTCTCGTCGACCCCCGCCGCGGGGTCGGCGCCCATCGATTCGGCGCGCTCGGCGGTCGCGCTCTCGCGGGCGGCGTCGAGGTCCGCGCGCAGTTCCGCGAGGTCCTCCGCGTGGCTCTCGGGGACGTCGCCGTAGATCTCGACCTCGTCGGTCGTCGTGTTGTGCTCGCCGGCGAGGAAGACGGTGTCGTCCGGGACCTCGAAGCCGCGCTCGCGCAGCTCCGCCTGCACGTCGGGGTCGGCGCAGATCGCCGCGAGGACGCGGGCGTTCGGCCCGCCGGGGTTGCCGGCGCACGCGCCGCAGTCGAGGCTCGAGCCGTAGGGGTTGTTGGTCGTCTCGCTCGCGTGCCCGGTGAACACCACGAGGCGGCCGAACTCCTCCCAGCCCATCAGCTCGAAGGCGGTCGCGGCGTACTCGACCTTCTCCTCGTGAGTCAGTCCGATCGGGAGGTCGCCGGCGTAGGCGTGCTGGTGGTGGACGGTCTGCTCGCAGAACTCGCGGTCGTCGGGCACCGCGTCGGCGGCGGCCCCCAGCAGGTCGCGGACGCGGCTCGGCACCAGCGTGCGGGCCGCGAGCGCCAGCCCGTACCCGCTTCCGGCGCTCTCGACGAAGCCGAAGGCGCTGGCGGGGTTCGTCTTCAGCTTCTTCGCGACCTCGCCCGCGACCTCGCGGACGCTCGACCGCCGGTCGCGGCGCGCCTGCGTCTCCACGTCCGTCGGGACCTCGCTGATGCGGTGCTGCGCGTCGAGGATGGGCGGGCAGGCGTCGGTCGAGACCTCGGCGTCGTACCCCTGATACTCCATCGGAACGCCGAAGAAGCCGGCGTACCCGTGGGTCTCGTACTCGCCCTCGTCCTCGACGTGACGCCGGATCACCTCCGAGCGGGTGTCGATACAGAACACCAACTGCGCGTCGGGGCGGTCCGACGGGTCTCTCTCGCCCGACGAGTCGCCCCCGGCCGCCGACTCGCCCTCGGCCAGTGACTTGCTCTCGGCGGCGACGCGGTCGACGACCTCGGCGCGGTAGCTCGCCTCCCAGGCGCTCAGGAACGCCTCGGCGAGTTCGTCGGCCGGGTCGGTGCCGGCGCTCTCGGGGCCGGTGGACGGCTCGACGTCGACGCCGAACCCGTCGAGCAGCGCGAGGCGGACCGCGAGGTAGTCCGCGAGCGTGACCGGGTACGCCGACTGCCACGCCCCCTCGTCGTCCGCGCGCTGCTTGATGAACCCGGTCCACCCCGGGAGCGCGGCCAGCTGCTCCTCAAAGACGGGGACCCGCTGGCTCTCCGGGTACGGTTCCAGAACGGCCTCGATGGCTTCGGTCGGAGTCTCCGGGAGCGCCGCGAGGAGGCCCTCCTCCGGGACGTCGGCGTCGTGCGCGGCCATCTCGCGGAAGGCGGCGTAGAAGCCGTCGCCGCGGTTCGGCATCGGCCACGCGGCGCCGCCCTCGTCGAGGAACGCCGACAGCCACTTCGTCAGCACGTGGTCGACCCGCTCGGCATCGTCGTCCGGCGCCGGCGACTGGACCGACGTGTCCAGGCGTTCGAGCAGCGTCTCCGGGTCGGCGTCGTAGCCGCGGTCGGCGAGCTCCGACTCGAGCAGCTCGCGGTCGATCCGGCCGTCGTCGAGCGCCGCCCGGAAGATCTCCCGGCTCGGGTAGCCGCGTCCGCCGAACAGGTCGGCGGCCTGCGTCACCGCCTCGCCGAACGGCATTCCTTCGAACCCCGAGAGGGGGTTGGCCGTCACGAACGAGTGGATCGGCCAGACGGACCCGACCGTCGTCGCCGCGTCGTCGATGGCGTCGTGGATAGTGGATTCGGTACTCATTGGACTCCTCCGCTGTCGTACTCCTCGGCGTTCGTCAGCACGGTTCCGGACCGCGGGTGCCCCCAGTTCAGGAGCGCGACGTAGAGGCGGTGGCTGCGCTCGTGGGCGCCGGTCTCGATCGCGGCGTACGCGCCGAGGAAGGCGGCGGCCACGAGCCAATGGAGCGCGGTCAGCTCGGTCGGCGCCGCGACGACCGGGAGCCCGGTCAGGAGCGCCGAGACGCCCCGGTAGACGAGCGCGTACAGGGCGATGGCCGGCAGGAAGACCAGCGGGACCGCCCCGTAGCGGACCGACGCCGGTAACGACGCGTGCCGGACCGCGCCGCGCGCCGCGTGGAGCGTGGTGACCACCACGAACAGGACGAGCAGGAGGCCGCTGTCGACGCTCGTCCCCTTCCCCGTCAGCAGCGCGAACGCCGCGCCCCCGGCCAGTCCGGTCGCCAGCGTCACGGCGGCGTCGACGACGCCGGAGCCGCCCGTTCCGCGTCCAGTCTTCCCGCCCGGGGCCGTCCGTTCGACCTCCCCGCCCGCGCCGAGGAAGTGGTACGCCTTGTAGAAGCCGTGGAGGATCAGATGGGTGATCGCGGCCCCGAAGAAACCGAGCCCGGCCTGCATGATCATGAAGCCCATCTGTCCCACCGTCGAGCAGGCCAGCTTGCTCTTGACGTCCGGCCGGACGGACTTGAGGAGCTTTCCGAGCAGCGCGCTGGTCGCTCCGACCGCGACGATCGCGAGCATGAGGCCGCCGTCGACGGTGACGACCGGCGCGAAGCGCAACAGGAGGACGCCGCCCGCGTTGACGAACCCGGCGTGCATCAGCGCCGACGCCGGCGTGGGGGCGGTCATCGACGAGAGCAGCCAGCCGTGAAACGGAATCAGCGCGGACTGGATCATCGCGGCGAGGACGAGCGCGACGGCGGCGACGAGCCACAGCGGGCCGCCGAGCGCGTCGGCGGCCGCCGCGACGCCGGATATCGTCGTCGCGTCCGTCGCCCACCAGAGGGTCGTCAGCGCGACGCCGAGGAGCGCGGCGCTGGCGACGAAGTACCGCCGGGCGACCGCCGCGGCCGCCCGTGCCTGCTCCCACTCGTCGACGATACCGATCAGCCTCGCCATCACCAGCCCCATCGCCAGCCACAGCAGTCCGAACAGGGCGAGGTGATCGGCCGCGACGAGCGCCATCACGGTCACCTCGAAGCCGAACGCGGCGAGGAAGAACCGCGTCTCGTGGGCGCTCCCCGCCATGTAGCGGCGCGAGTAGCTGTGGACGACGCCGCCGAAGAAGGCGACGACAACCCACATGAGGACGGTGAGTCCGTCGACTGCGAGCACGCCGGGGACCTCCGGGGCGAAGCCGAATCGGACTCGGGCGACGAGGACCGCGAGGCTCGCGGCGAACAGCGACCACGCGAGCCGCGTGAGTGCGACGGGCGCGAACGGCGTCTCCGCCGTCGCGTCCGGGAGCGCTCCGACCGTCGTCTTCGAGGTGGATTCCGACATCGTTCTGTGCGTCCGACCGCCCGGCAGCCGAAGCGGGACCGGCGAACCGTTGTTGGTCGTCTCTACCCGTCTGAAGAACAGATTGCCTATTAAATCTACTTATCTTCACAATCCGTTCGATATAACCACATTATAGAACATTATAGTTACCCCCGCCGTCCGAGGAGAGGGGAGCAGACCGCCGATCCCTCGCGGCCGAGTCGCCGCCGGACCGCCGCACCGTTCCCGAAGCGTTCGAAATCCGCGTTCAGAAAACCATATCGCGATCCGAGTCGGAGTGTCCGCATGGAGGAACTCACGGGGACCGTCCTCGCCGGGGAGTCGTTCCGGCCCGTCCGCGGTCGCGTCGTCGTCGAGGACGGTCGGATCGAGGCCGTCGAGGAGACGGATACCGAGTCGACCGACATCGTTCTGCCGGCGTTCGTCAACGCCCACACGCACCTCGGGGACTCCGTCGCGAAGGAGGCGGCCGTCGGGCTGACGCTCGAGGAGGCGGTGGCCCCGCCGGAGAGCCTGAAACACCGGCGGTTGGCGGCCGCCGACCGGGCCGACCTGGTGTCGGCGATGCGACGGACGCTCCGGTTCATGCACCGGACCGGGACCGTCTCCTGTCTGGACTTCCGCGAGAACGGTGTCGCCGGGGCGCGGGCGCTCCGCGAGGCGGCGGCCCCGGTCGACGTCGACCCGTTCATATTCGGGAGCGACGACCCCGAGGTTCTCGACGTCGCCGACGGCTACGGGGCGTCCGGCGCGAACGACGACGAGTTCGCGGACGAGCGCGCAGCGTGCGAGGATCGCGGCGTCCCCTTCGCCATCCACGCCGGCGAACCGGACGCGACCGACATCCACCCGGCGCTCGACTTAGGGCCGGATCTGCTCGTCCACATGGTGCACGCCGGCCGGGAGCACCTCGAACGCGTCGCCGACGAGTCGGTCCCCGTCGCCGTCTGTCCGCGCGCGAACGAGGTCCTCGGCGTCGGCACGCCGCCGGTCCGGGAGCTGCTCGACCACGCGACGGTCGCGCTCGGCACGGACAACGTCATGCTGAACCCGCCGTCGATGTTCCGGGAGATGGCGTACACGGCGAAGCGGTTCGACGTGACGGCCAGCGAGGTGCTCCGCATGGCGACCGCCGCCGGGGCCGAGGTCGCCGGGCTCGACTGCGGCGTCGTCGAGCCCGGCCGCCGGGCGGCGCTCCTCGTCCTCGACGGCGACTCGGACAACCTGGCCGGTTCGGAGGACCCGGTGCGGGCGGTTGTCCGGCGCGCGACCGCGCTCGACGTCGAGCGAGTCGTCGTATAGGGGTCGAGTCGTCGTTTAGATGCCGGAGCCGGCGTCTATGGATCGGCCTCGGCGTCGAATTTACCGAACGGCGTCGTCTCGTGGCTCCGGACGAGCACCTCGTCCGCGACGGTGAGCCCCATGTCGAGGAGCTCCTGTGCCACGGGCGTGATGTCGTCGTCCGACTCGCCGACCGCCGTCACGAGGAGGTTCTGCTCGCCGGTGACCAGCTCCTGTACCGAGATGACGCCGTCGATCTCGAGGATCGCCGGGAGCATCTCGCCGCGCTCGGGGATCGACGCGGTGCAGTAGAGCAGCATCCGGAGCGGATACCCCGACTTCTGGTAGTCGACGTCGGCGCTGTACCCCTTGATTATCTCGTCCGACTCGAGGCGTTGGATGCGTTTGCGGACGGTGCTGTCCGACGTCCCGGTGCGCTCCGCGATGTCACCGGACGAGGCGTTTCGGGCGTCCTCCTGTAACGCGTACAGGATCGCCCTGTCCACGTCGTCGATCGCTTCGTCGGCCATACCGGGTCCTCCGTGGCATAGCCACTTTACTGTTTTATATTGGTTTTAAATAGAGTGCGTGGATTCCCGGCTCGGCCTCGAGTTCGACGCGGCCTACGTCGCGTCGAGCGGCGCCTCCCCCTGCGCCTCGACGACGACCACGGGGACCTCGGCGTCGTCGATCACGGTGTCCGTCGTGGAGCCGAACACGAACCGACCGACGGTGCCCGTGGTGGGCGCGCCGACGACCACGAGGTCGTAGTACGGGGACTGTTCGACGATCGCGCCCGCGGCGGTGCGGTCCTCGACGAGCCAGCGGTCCACACGGTCGAAGTCGCCGAGGCGGTCGCGGGCGGCCGAGAGGAGCCGGTCGCCGGCCGCGGCGTACTCGTCCGCGTCGGCGTCCTCGCGGTCGCCGACCGGCGTCGCGTCCCCGTCCACGAGCGCCTCGTCGGAGGGGACGACGTGGAACAGTTCGAGCCAGGCGCCGGTCGCGTCGGCGATCTCGCGGGCCACGTCGACGGTCGCTCCGGTGTGCGGGCCGGCCCCCACGGCCACGAGGATCGAGGACACGCGGTCCGGCCGCGCCGCGCGGTCGATTCCCTTCAGACGGGCGTGCGCCGCCGTCGTCGTCGACGCGACCGCCTCCCTGACGGCCGGCTCGACGACGGGCTCCCCGACCCCGTCGCCGACCGACGGCGCCTCGGCGCTCGCCTCGTTCGCGTCGCTCCCGTGCATACCCGCACGTCAGACGCGCGTCAGATAAATCCCGTTGGTCCGCGGCGGCTCACGCCCGAACCGAGCGCGCGGGCGTCAGTCGCGGAAGAACTCCTCGCGCTCGAACGGCTCCGCCTCGCCCTCGACGGCGACGACGTCGAGGGCGGTGACCGCGGCGCCGACGCCGAGTAGGCCGGCGAGGCTCGGCTCGGTACGTCCCTCGTCTCCCGATATCAGCTCCTTGATGTAGAGCCCGCCGGCGCCGTGGATCTCGACGGTCGCGTGCCGCGGGTCGTCGAGCTCGGCGGTCGCCTCGTACACGTCGCGCTCGCGGGTGAGGCTCGCGCGCCGGTGGTCCACTCGGTTCGGGGTGTACTGCTCGACGGTCGTCCCCTCAAGCTCGTCGACCGCCTCGGCGAGGGCGTCGGCGTCGACGTCGGCGTCGAAGGTCACCTCGGCGCGGTAGCGCTTCGTGGCCTCTAGCTCCTTCACGCGCTCGACCATGTCGTAGGTCGCGAGCCGGAGCCCCTCGACCTCGACGGCGCCGTCAGCGAAGGCGTTGATGTCCGACTCCAGTCGCTCGACGTCGACCCGGCGACGGCGCGGCTCCTCGACCTCGATCACGAACGGGCGGCCGGTGCCGAGCATGAGCGCGTCGACGTCCTCGCGGCCCGCGCCGTGGAACGTCGCCTCCGTGCCGTCCATCACGTCCTCGACGATCGGCGCGGTGTACTCCTCGACGCTGTCGTCGTAGAGGTAGCCGGAGCCGCCGCAGTGGTCGCAGGGGTCCGCGCCCTGTCGGCCCGAGCCCTTGCACTCGCGGCAGGGCCACTCGGTCTGCGGGATGTCGCGCTCCAGTTTTCTGTATCGCCCGTAGACGAACGTCGAGTTCACCTTCGCGTCGATCTCGTCCTCGGCGAGGTCGATCGTGAACTGCACGTCCGGGCGGTCGAAGGAGACCTCCGCCCCGGTGAGCCGGCCGAACCGCTTGCCGACCTCGCGGTTGAACTCGGACTTGAACGGCTCGCCGGCGTCCTCGTCGAGGCCGGCGTCCGTGCGGAGCAGCGCCTCGTTCTCCTC comes from the Halorubrum depositum genome and includes:
- a CDS encoding DUF7124 domain-containing protein, giving the protein MDSGGSTDMTLAFELEALKALADPNDVFNNARQWTEYVGVVSEKPTYVVTNFTRKHRVRQDFFSGPRGVEESLENIAGQFDTDRHVFVGVDDGDAAVAEATGWEFLHVEDAAEAAGWILAADEPDEEEAPEESSRDDWP
- a CDS encoding MogA/MoaB family molybdenum cofactor biosynthesis protein produces the protein MSDAHDHGEDGADHGQDGDSGEDGGHGHEHHHDDGGHDHHGDHGDHGGHDGHDHHHHDAESVAIAVVTVSSSRSLDEDPSGDHVAAAFEDAGHEVAVRELVPDEYDSVQGTVDRLARRKDTDVVVTTGGTGVTPDDVTPEAVDGLFAKRLPGFGELFRRRSEAEIGTRTIGSRATAGVVSATPVFCLPGSENAVRLGVDEIILPEVGHLVGLAGRGADETEEEETAEGKEAEDGGESADGDETDDTPR
- the trpG gene encoding anthranilate synthase component II, producing MRVVVVDNFDSFTYNLVEYVSDQTLGGEGGASGATEPIDVEVFKNTASLAAVRDADPDAVIISPGPGHPKNERDVGVTTDVLRELSPEVPTLGVCLGLEAAVYEYGGTVGHAPEPIHGKAFPVEHDGEGVFAGLDQGFRAGRYHSLAATEVPDVFAVTATTDHDGDEIVMGIRHREHPIEAVQFHPESVLTAAGHDLIRNFLESV
- the trpE gene encoding anthranilate synthase component I; the encoded protein is MSDEGTPLDRSKAAFVELAADAEKPVVVRASATLDADVTPLAAYATLVGEGPYGFLLESGEKVASSDPDGAFTSGGKADRHARYSFVGYDPEAIVSVHPDRTDVTRLGPAAEFVGDGSEREIGPDAGDAVDRIRAAFPDVSLRGFPDTDRQILSGGFVGFLAYEAVYDLWLEEVGVERPATEFPDAEFALTTRTVVFDEKEDSAELVFTPVIGVDDDPAAVYDDLVAEAERVSAELREAAPPETDGIRVKSESAGPREEYEEAVRTAKRHVLDGDIYQGVISRSRELRGEVDSLGLYAALREVNPSPYMYVLRHDDRSIVGASPETLVSVQGDRIVSNPIAGTCPRGTSPVEDRRLAGEMLADAKERAEHTMLVDLARNDVRRVSEAGSVRVEEFMNVLKYSHVQHIESTVTGTLAGDADAFDATRATFPAGTLTGAPKVRAMEIIEDLETTPREAYGGGVGYYAWTGDADFAIVIRTATLDESPSDASDPDETAVTVRAGAGLVADSDPAAEYEETEQKMDGVLAAIDRIRDEESPSDDPLPAGTEVDE
- a CDS encoding phosphoribosylanthranilate isomerase, with protein sequence MARVKICGLTDGADLRAAIDAGADAVGVISEVPVDSAREVDPATAAELLADVPPFVTATLVTMPDSAERAVELVRTIGPDALQLHGEWTADEIRFVRAETERKVLLAVDAHDPARAEEFDAVADALVIDSTDDSGAGGTGETHDWAKTGELADRLTSPVVLAGGLTADNVAEAVRVADPYAVDVASGVELSDGRKDHNAVARFVANAGREMELA
- the trpD gene encoding anthranilate phosphoribosyltransferase; the protein is MDINDTVERVTDGADLTVEESREAARLVFEEATEAQIGALLAALRAKGETEAEIAGFAQGMRDAARTIEPDREPLVDTCGTGGDDYDTINVSTTAAIVAAGAGVPIAKHGNYSVSSSSGSADVLEVAGADVEAEPPAVEDAIEADGIGFMLAPVFHPAMKAVIGPRKELGMRTIFNVLGPLTNPAGADAQVLGVYDPELVGTIARSLAHMPVEHALVVHGAGMDEIGIHDETVAAEVVGDEVTEFTITPEDLGLDRAPIEDVSGGTPEENAADLRGIVDGSVTGPKRDLILANAGAAIYVAGEADTLAAGVERAAEAIDSGAAAEKFAALCGDDEGSAERAAPSRTADPEDDD
- a CDS encoding DUF2309 domain-containing protein, giving the protein MSTESTIHDAIDDAATTVGSVWPIHSFVTANPLSGFEGMPFGEAVTQAADLFGGRGYPSREIFRAALDDGRIDRELLESELADRGYDADPETLLERLDTSVQSPAPDDDAERVDHVLTKWLSAFLDEGGAAWPMPNRGDGFYAAFREMAAHDADVPEEGLLAALPETPTEAIEAVLEPYPESQRVPVFEEQLAALPGWTGFIKQRADDEGAWQSAYPVTLADYLAVRLALLDGFGVDVEPSTGPESAGTDPADELAEAFLSAWEASYRAEVVDRVAAESKSLAEGESAAGGDSSGERDPSDRPDAQLVFCIDTRSEVIRRHVEDEGEYETHGYAGFFGVPMEYQGYDAEVSTDACPPILDAQHRISEVPTDVETQARRDRRSSVREVAGEVAKKLKTNPASAFGFVESAGSGYGLALAARTLVPSRVRDLLGAAADAVPDDREFCEQTVHHQHAYAGDLPIGLTHEEKVEYAATAFELMGWEEFGRLVVFTGHASETTNNPYGSSLDCGACAGNPGGPNARVLAAICADPDVQAELRERGFEVPDDTVFLAGEHNTTTDEVEIYGDVPESHAEDLAELRADLDAARESATAERAESMGADPAAGVDETERRAGDWAETRPEWGLAGNAGFVVGPRELTSDLDLDGRAFLHSYDWSTDPDGDALEAILAGPMVVTQWINAQYYFSTVDNAVYGSGSKATQNPVGNVGVYQGNGGDLMTGLPRQSLMAAADEPYHQPLRLSTVVHAPVDRVTEVLADHGEVTELLDNGWLSLTVVDPTKEHRAFEYDRDLSWVSTSEPTASESGTPVEPETPTATEPETPADPEERVAPTVADD